The segment AGTCCATTGCCTCGGTCAAGCTGCGCATCCAGCGGTTCAAGGGCTTTGTGGTGACGAAGCAGCGGCTTGTGCTGGATGGGCATGAGCTGGCAAGAAACAACTGCCCAGTCAAGGATTATGGGCTGGCCGAGGGAAATGTTCTGCACCTTGTTATTCGGCTTTCTGATCTCCGTGTGATCAACATTGAGACTGCCACTGGAAAGAAGTTTCAATTTCAGGTGGATCAGAGCCGCAATGTTAAGTTTCTCAAGAACAAGCTTGCAGCAGAGGGTGATGAGGATATTGGTAATCTTGAGGATCACAAACTTGAATATGATGGTGAGGAGCTTGAGGACCACCAGCTTGTAGCTGATATTAGCAAGAGGGATGATGCTGTGATTCATTTGTTCATCCGCAAACCAGCAAAGGTGCGGACACAACAAGTTGACAGAGATACTTTGGTTACAGTTATCAATCCACAGGAGAAAGGCAACCTGCAAAATGAAGCTCGTGCAATGAACTCCGCAAGATCAGTTGGGGTTAGGCCTGCTCCTGTTGAACCAATAGTTAACCGAAAAGTGAAGCTATCACCTGAAGTGATGAAGATGATAAATTCAACCATAGCTGGACTGGAGAAAGGGCACCTGCCTGTGATGTCAGCTGAAGGTTCAGgaggtgtttatttcatgcgAGATGCAGCAGGTCAGAAGAATGTTGCTGTGTTTAAGCCTATTGATGAGGAACCCATGGCCAAAAACAACCCAAGGGGCCTTCCTTTGTCCACAGATGGGGAGGGGATGAAGAGGGGAACAATTGTAGGGGAAGGTGCATTCAGGGAGGTTGCGGCTTATATTCTTGACCATCCCGTTAGTGATAGTAAATCTGGTCACAGTGTAGGGTTTTCTGGTGTGCCTCCCACCACATTGGTCCGAACCTTACATAGGGGGAAGAGCTTCAAGATTGGTTCACTGCAGATGTTCATGGAGAACAATGGAAGCACTGAAGATATGGGTCCTCGACCTTTTCCTGTCAAGGAGGTTCACAAAATAGCAGTACTAGATATTAGGTTAGCTAATGCTGATCGTCATGCTGGGAATATTCTAGTGTGCAAGGAGGGAGAACTTGGCAACTACAAGCTGATTCCAATTGATCATGGTTATTGCTTGCCAGAGAAGGTGATTATTTCTCTGTTACATTATGTATTTGGTTCATCTGCTTGCAACATATTTATTTCATATGGCTGATTAGAAACTTATGTTGCCCTATGCTATGCAGTTTGAAGATTGTACATTTGAGTGGCTCTACTGGCCCCAAGCCCGTGAGCCATTCAATGATGAAACCATTGAATACATCAAATCACTTGATGCTGAAGAAGACATCAAGCTTCTCAAGTTCCATGGGTGGGAGCTGCCTCCACGATGTGCTCGTGTCCTGCGCATCAGCACAATGCTTTTGAAGAAAGGTGCAGCTCGTGGCCTCACACCACATGACATAGGGCGCATACTATGCAGGGAAACTGTGAATAGGGGCTCTGAGATTGAGGATATCATTCAGGAAGCAGAGGATGCTGTTCTCCCAGGGTCCAGTGAAAACATGTTTGTAGAAACTGTATCTGAAATCATAGACCATCACCTTGACAAGGAGTGAGTTTAGAAATTCAGAATAACTGATCTAGTTGTTCCAGCTGTATCCGGTTTGTTGTAAGTATTGTTGACAAGGCACTGGTCAAGGGACTAATGATTTCATTTGTTTGTATCCTCAAATGATTTCACTTGGTTGTAATTGCTCAGAGTACTTAGCTTATGCACATTTTGTGAATAATAAGTTTGTTCAGTTAGACCTTAAGGCTTCGATGGAATGTCTATGAGTTATGGGGTATGGCAATAAACCAAACAAATGCCTTACTCAGTTTGGCATGCCTAACTTGTGTGGTGCTAAACGGGTCCTATTTATGGCACTGTTGAGATATGGATGTCCGTCTACAAATTTTGCTGGGTTTGATATTAGTTACACACTAGGTATGTTGTTGCTTCTGTGTTGGCGCAATCAATCCATTTGTACTGTTTATTTCAGGTTGTCATCAGATCTAACAATGTATGGTTCTACAGTTCATCAGCTAAgtcttcttccttttttttatttttttgcttttttttgCTTTTGCGAAGAGTTCATCAGCTAAGTCAAATATGAAGAACGTGACTTATAATTGCAAAGTTACTTGAATCGAGTGTTGATGCATAGTCACATATTTCCTTTGTTTCAGACACATGAGGTGGCTCGGTTTGCATTCAGAGTTGTTAGGATTGAAATCGTAGGTAGGAAGTAGGATTGCCTTCTGCTTTTTAGTATTGGGTCGCAGAATCAGACCGTAGCATTGGGATCTTACTGGATTCTACACAATATTTTTTAGAGATTTTGTAATGTTTTCAAGATTGGAGCATATAATATTGATATTTATTTATGTAGTTAACTTTCTATAAATGTTTATCATTTCTCTAAATCTATTTGAGTATCTTGTGTATTTTTTATAGGTTCTGCAGAAACACCTTGAGTTCTATCGTTCTCCTCTGATGCTAATCAAGACATTGGCAGGTACGATGAACTACTTTTCTTCAATATTTATTACTTATATGAGGTGTTATACCCAAATTTATTAATGTAGGTATCCAACTATGATTCATCTTATACTTGAAAACTAAAATGAAGTACCCCACTTTTTAGTTCACATATGTTCCTTTCGTATATGTGATTGATTCTGTATTATTTAGTTTAGCAAATATCATATCATTTgtattatttttcttttgacATCATCTTACGATATAATACTAGTCTGACTACATAACAATATGCACCAATGTTCTTTGTGTTGCTATAGTAGGAAGCTTTGATTTGTTAGGGGATATGTCTATATCTTTGATTGATATGAGAACTAATTATGCGCGGTGCATGCTTAATCAAATCATGTAAACTGAAGTAAACACCCGCTCGACTGGGAATGCATCATATGGTGTTATTTCAGGTTTGTCAGTACAACAGTGAAGAGGAGAGGGATATGCGTAACATTTTAATTTACTGATTACCTTACAAAGCTTCCTAGATCCACAGGGTATGGTTCTCTGAATTTATCACATATTATTATTGAAACATTGTGATCACGATAAGGGACAGCCTCAGATTATTACTGGTTTCACGTTCCCTGTCAGTGATTATTCTATGTGaacattattcattattctgtCAACCATATCTGCTAAGTTATGAGTGCAAATGCTTCAGCAATTTTGTTTGTTCCCGTCAGTTTGGTTGATTTTAATTTTTGAACCGAAatgattcaggccttgtttggatgttgtcggattcacctcaatccacatgtgttggagtggattggggtggaatttagttcaaattctactccaatccaccccaacacatgtggattgatgcgaatccgattacatccaaacaaggcctcaattgaTTGTCTCCTCATTCTCACTTGGTAGGATGCCATTTAGCTGTACCCTTGCAAATTTACATTGTTTTGTCCATATGTACCACACCAATGAATATTGTAGAATGAAAATCATGATAGACCATGCCGTCGTTTTATGATGCACTTTTGCACTGTCAGTTCTCCAACTTCCGACATCTTCATCTCCTGCCAGTTCTTCAGCAATAGTTCTCCAGCTTTATTTAAGTGTGGCAGACTGCAGCCATCATACAAACTGTATATGCAGCCATTTTTGCATGAAGGCTCCTGGTAAACAGCTCTATATAACTGTATCACATTCTTGCTGCGGGTTTAGCATCCAGAATTACAGGCAAAACTCCTACATGCTTCTTCTGTCCTAATGGCAGAATCAGGAGCTATAGCTACGGCTGCAAGATTAATAAAACTCCTTGAGCTTTCTGAAGTTAACAACATCTCTGATAATGAAACCGTGAGAAACattctaaggctttgtttagttccatatCAAAAGAAACTTTTCACTtaccacatcgaatctttagacacatgcatggagcattaaatatagacgaaaataaaaaataattgcacaatttacatgtaattagcgagacgaatcttttgagcctagttagtctatggttgttcgataattaccaaatacaaacgaaagtgttacagtagtcGAACCCAAAAAAattcgtgaactaaacaaggcctaaatggaaGATTCAGATGAGCTGAACACCGAAATATCAAGCCTCTCATCACTGATTTCCAGTTTCAAAATGAAAGGATACAACATAAAGTGTTCAATATCAACAGAAGTGAAAATGTAACAGCACATAGTCTAGCCACTAGAGCCAGGCTTCTCCCTCTTTTAAGTCTTAATTTCTCTTGCTTAAATGCCACATGCTTCTCTCAAGCTACAATCTTTTTTTAGACAAATAGGAGCTCTGCCAGTAAATTAAGATGAAAGAAATTTATGTACAAGAAGGGTAGCCAACCATGGTGCCAATCACAGGACACAAGAATGGCCGACCCACCCACGCGACGTGGAACAGAACAAAACTGCCATGAATCATCATTGCCAAGCATGGTTTGTAAAGCAACAAGCAGCTCCAACTTCCCATGGCAGACCCTAGATGAACTAAACGAAGACAGATAAATGGCCCGAAGCGAAGGCCGCCTCATGCTACAATCTTCCTGGGAGCCCTTTGTGCCCCTTCATGTAATCTATTCTTAAATGCAGTATAtcgtctttttttttctcaaacacgCAGGTATCAATTTATTAAGAAGAAAAGGGTGTAAGAAACCCAAGGTACAGCTAGGTTTTTAAGAGAGAACCTAGCAGGAAAacagaaagaaaaaaacaaaaccaaGAGGTATAGGACCTGACCCAGGAAACAAACTCCTAACAAAAACTTAAACCTGCAAAGGGGTCTGGGCGAGGAGACGAGAGACTCTAGCTCCAGCCACACTCCATAGGCGCATCTCCTCTATCAGAGCACAGCGATTTCGGTGAATCTAGATTGACCAGGCATACATttctggaaagccctttgagtctagtttcacacctaaGAAACGGTtaatcatttggacttcccaataagaagttatggtcagtttattggaaactgctctggaggccaacggtCACGTGAAGTCAGtccgggaatccattccgaggggacctttcacattgccttctctcaaaaactctatttcgttttcatacctatctagcagggctagtgctagaataaataccctctaaGACTCTTTGTAATCTCAGAATTTTGATAACCCTTTTAtttagctgtgtgctaacaaatattCAAGAGAGTGATATGTACTTCTTGCTATTGTGATTTTCTCacaggattacataggcggcggcttcatccgctcccaattggtgctcctacttccttcaaggtattccttgattgattgtagctTGTGTtgattggttctttgagagtgtggttggatgAATCCTCgtttcaggttgccggttaaagacggtagttggcttcgagttttatttgctaggttgcactagttatcgctgcttgcagcaagttatgcGGCTGTTCTTCAggtagttatcggtgttcttcctacgtcgtgaagatcgggacaacgagtcacatcatctggtatcaaagctttcgttaccacggAAGGAATTTTATCCCTAGTTACATATAGATtttttgcttcgtcctatccaccaaaaagcgagaaaaatatattgcttagacctttgTTGCAATCTATTATTTTGGTGAGTTCGGGTAGGTTCCTATCCATTAGAGTCATTGTTTTAGTTcctgatcatttatccttcaCGTGTTCTTTGTGCTTCTTTTATATCTAAAGATCCCCATAAAAAATCcctatagcctatatcatcctttgtgttaactttgaaactatctagctactggttgttgttttatttctatctttagttgtgcaagtgTCATAATCTGATTCATGTGCTTAGTTCTATaaaaaaagtgtgtcaaaaaaat is part of the Sorghum bicolor cultivar BTx623 chromosome 10, Sorghum_bicolor_NCBIv3, whole genome shotgun sequence genome and harbors:
- the LOC8073045 gene encoding phosphatidylinositol 4-kinase gamma 4; the protein is MSSAGVIVLGPIPEDPAFLPISFTGSRSPHCSSGSQLQDSILIFLAVPGMPPMPMSVLGSESIASVKLRIQRFKGFVVTKQRLVLDGHELARNNCPVKDYGLAEGNVLHLVIRLSDLRVINIETATGKKFQFQVDQSRNVKFLKNKLAAEGDEDIGNLEDHKLEYDGEELEDHQLVADISKRDDAVIHLFIRKPAKVRTQQVDRDTLVTVINPQEKGNLQNEARAMNSARSVGVRPAPVEPIVNRKVKLSPEVMKMINSTIAGLEKGHLPVMSAEGSGGVYFMRDAAGQKNVAVFKPIDEEPMAKNNPRGLPLSTDGEGMKRGTIVGEGAFREVAAYILDHPVSDSKSGHSVGFSGVPPTTLVRTLHRGKSFKIGSLQMFMENNGSTEDMGPRPFPVKEVHKIAVLDIRLANADRHAGNILVCKEGELGNYKLIPIDHGYCLPEKFEDCTFEWLYWPQAREPFNDETIEYIKSLDAEEDIKLLKFHGWELPPRCARVLRISTMLLKKGAARGLTPHDIGRILCRETVNRGSEIEDIIQEAEDAVLPGSSENMFVETVSEIIDHHLDKE